From a region of the Haematobia irritans isolate KBUSLIRL chromosome 4, ASM5000362v1, whole genome shotgun sequence genome:
- the LOC142235444 gene encoding uncharacterized protein LOC142235444 yields the protein MSAVEVNTDEAQQEDGDKELKQILKTINCCAAFPYLKDAKINSSNLIYLQNEDIKEAIPVLGLRIEFREKLYKWRNEQVHHDEVPMPIAGPQAKDVHKKNCDFRGKKI from the exons ATGAGTGCGGTTGAAGTAAATACGGACGAAGCCCAACAGGAAGATGGAGACaaagaattaaaacaaattttaaaaacaataaactgTTGTGCGGCTTTCCCATACCTAAAAG ACGCAAAAATAAACAgctcaaatttaatttatttgcaaaacgAAGACATAAAGGAAGCCATTCCAGTTCTCGGACTTCGAATTGAATTTCGAGAAAAACTTTACAAATGGAGAAATGAACAG gtacaccacgatGAGGTACCAATGCCAATCGCGGGTCCTCAAGCGAAAGATGTCCACAAGAAGAATTGTGATTTTCgtgggaaaaaaatttaa